The Tardiphaga alba genome includes a window with the following:
- the rplL gene encoding 50S ribosomal protein L7/L12, with translation MADLNKIVDDLSSLTVLEAAELAKLLEEKWGVSAAAAVAVAAAPGAGGGAAAAEEKTDFTIVLASAGDKKIEVIKEVRAITGLGLKEAKDLVEGAPKPLKEGVAKDEAEKIKAQLEKAGAKVELK, from the coding sequence ATGGCTGACCTCAATAAGATCGTTGACGACCTCTCGAGCCTGACCGTGCTCGAAGCCGCCGAACTCGCCAAGCTGCTCGAAGAGAAGTGGGGCGTTTCGGCTGCCGCTGCCGTGGCTGTTGCCGCTGCTCCGGGCGCTGGTGGCGGTGCTGCTGCTGCTGAAGAAAAGACCGACTTCACGATCGTCCTGGCTTCGGCTGGCGACAAGAAGATCGAAGTCATTAAGGAAGTCCGTGCGATCACCGGTCTCGGCCTCAAGGAAGCCAAGGACCTGGTCGAAGGCGCGCCGAAGCCCCTCAAGGAAGGCGTTGCCAAGGACGAAGCCGAAAAGATCAAGGCTCAGCTCGAGAAGGCTGGCGCCAAGGTCGAGCTCAAGTAA
- the rplJ gene encoding 50S ribosomal protein L10 — MERAAKKDAVEALNGVFKTTGVAVVAHYSGLTVAQMQTLRKQMKQAGASVKVSKNRLAKIALEGTDVVAIGSLLKGPTVIATSDDPVAAPKIAVEFAKANDKFVILGGSMGKTVLNVDSVKALAALPSLDELRGKLVGLLVAPATKIAQLSTAPAAKVARVVQAYASKSEAA, encoded by the coding sequence GTGGAAAGAGCGGCTAAAAAGGACGCGGTCGAAGCGCTGAACGGGGTCTTCAAGACCACCGGCGTTGCGGTCGTCGCCCATTATTCCGGCCTCACCGTTGCCCAGATGCAGACCCTGCGTAAGCAGATGAAGCAGGCGGGTGCCTCGGTGAAGGTCTCGAAAAACCGTCTCGCCAAAATTGCTCTTGAAGGCACGGATGTTGTTGCCATCGGTTCCCTGCTGAAGGGCCCGACTGTGATCGCCACTTCGGACGATCCGGTAGCTGCACCGAAGATTGCCGTCGAATTTGCCAAGGCGAACGACAAGTTCGTCATTCTTGGCGGCTCGATGGGCAAGACAGTCCTGAACGTCGACAGCGTCAAGGCCCTGGCCGCGCTGCCCTCGCTCGACGAACTGCGCGGCAAACTCGTTGGCCTCCTTGTGGCGCCGGCGACCAAGATCGCTCAGCTGTCGACAGCACCCGCGGCAAAGGTCGCGCGCGTTGTTCAGGCCTATGCCTCAAAGAGCGAAGCGGCCTGA
- a CDS encoding ribbon-helix-helix domain-containing protein: MVAKALQVELTLEQQELLQRHLDNGEYESPSDVIGDALHALDERNKAFDHFLRREVEAAFASKAPSVPIDEAFRRARAAIASQAKAAKRDT, from the coding sequence ATGGTAGCGAAAGCATTGCAGGTCGAACTGACCCTTGAACAGCAAGAACTGCTGCAGCGTCACCTCGATAATGGCGAATATGAAAGCCCGAGCGATGTGATCGGCGACGCCTTACACGCTCTGGACGAGCGGAACAAAGCTTTCGACCACTTTCTACGCCGCGAGGTCGAAGCGGCGTTCGCCAGCAAGGCGCCATCCGTGCCGATCGATGAGGCCTTCAGGCGCGCACGCGCCGCGATAGCGAGCCAAGCAAAGGCCGCGAAGCGTGACACATGA
- a CDS encoding type II toxin-antitoxin system RelE/ParE family toxin, with product MTHDVIFLDKASNDLTSLSVYIGSQAGEAIASRYLDRLYAACMALAHFPERGTRRDDIRPNLRTIGFERRATIIFQVTDTQVQIVTIAYGGRDFETELREQE from the coding sequence GTGACACATGACGTCATATTTCTCGACAAAGCGAGCAATGACCTGACGTCATTGTCAGTCTACATCGGTAGCCAAGCTGGCGAAGCGATCGCCAGCCGCTATCTCGACCGACTTTACGCAGCCTGCATGGCCTTGGCCCATTTTCCCGAGCGCGGCACGAGGCGCGACGATATTCGTCCCAACCTTCGCACGATTGGCTTCGAACGGCGGGCAACGATCATTTTTCAAGTCACAGACACGCAGGTGCAGATTGTCACGATCGCCTATGGTGGACGAGACTTCGAGACCGAGCTACGCGAACAAGAATAG